Proteins from a single region of Spodoptera frugiperda isolate SF20-4 chromosome 8, AGI-APGP_CSIRO_Sfru_2.0, whole genome shotgun sequence:
- the LOC118264036 gene encoding uncharacterized protein LOC118264036, with protein sequence MSIGKIKEFDMRSGLWTSYMDRLEMYFKVNKVSDEMKLPTMIASMGDEAYELLVNLASPNKPSELSFVQAGDLMQQHLQPPPSSLAERYRFRQKRQGATEDVATYVAELKKLSRNCKFNTNLNENLRDQFICGLRSDVIRQRLFAENDTINFAEAVKLACSLEAAERDAAVVEGKGASEARSTCSVHALEKCAGRVGQGRGRRVGGAGPVAPSARGRTRPVNVRMTGSAGSVNAGCAACGAANHDFDRCRYRNFVCSKCQNVGHLRRVCPEWKGRRSQENNDGQEKAIRRGFHFGDLDYGTSDEEGVIEDLNLMALNNYKAV encoded by the exons ATGTCGATTGGTAAAATCAAAGAGTTCGACATGCGGTCGGGGTTATGGACGTCTTATATGGACAGACTTGAGATGTACTTCAAGGTGAACAAGGTCTCGGACGAAATGAAGTTACCGACGATGATTGCTAGTATGGGGGATGAAGCTTACGAGTTGCTGGTTAATCTCGCTAGTCCAAACAAGCCTTCGGAATTATCTTTCGTACAAGCTGGTGATTTGATGCAACAACACTTACAACCGCCGCCATCTTCGTTAGCGGAAAGATACCGATTTCGACAGAAACGGCAAGGTGCTACGGAGGATGTGGCCACATACGTAGCGGAACTGAAGAAATTGTCGCGGAATTGTAAGTTCAACACCAATTTGAACGAAAACTTACGCGACCAATTTATCTGCGGGCTGCGCAGTGACGTCATTCGGCAGCGGTTATTCGCTGAAAATGACACCATAAATTTTGCGGAGGCGGTCAAGTTGGCGTGTTCGTTAGAAGCAGCGGAGAGGGACGCAGCTGTGGTTGAGGGGAAAGGAGCATCAGAGGCGAGGAGTACGTGCTCGGTCCATGCGCTAGAAAAGTGCGCGGGGCGTGTCGGACAAGGACGCGGGCGCAGAGTTGGCGGAGCGGGACCGGTAGCACCGTCAGCTAGAGGCCGCACGCGGCCGGTCAATGTCAGGATGACGGGCTCAGCCGGGTCGGTGAACGCAGGCTGCGCAGCATGCGGGGCGGCGAATCACGATTTTGACAGGTGCCGCTATCGGAACTTTGTGTGCAGCAAATGTCAAAATGTGGGTCACTTGCGGCGGGTGTGTCCTGAGTGGAAAGGTCGAAGGTCGCAGGAAAACAATGACGGTCAAGAAAAAGCGATTAGGCGCGGATTTCATTTCGGAGATCTCGACTACGGGACCAGTGATGAAGAAGGGGTTATCGAAGATCTAAATCTCAtggcattaaataattataaggcG GTATAA